The genomic DNA AAAATTCTGGAATAAAGAGAAACAAACATGGAATGCTGATTATTCTCATCTCGCATTATGCGTCACAATAAATGGAGATCAATATTTGTTTGATGTTGGAATGGGTGGAGCATTTATACATCCGATTCAATTAGAAGATAACAATACCCAAACCGATCTGAACGGTCAATACCGTATTGTAAAAGAAACTCAATCAAGTTTTATATTATTAAAGAATATTGATGGAAACTGGATTCAAGAGTTAAAAATAGATGCAAATCCACAACCTCTTGAAGCTTTTATTCCGATGTTACATAAAACAGAAACCGATCCACTATCACACTTTACTCAAAAAATCATTTGTAGCAAACAGACGCTAACTGGCCGAATTTCTATCACTAATCGTGCTCTGAAAATTACAAATCATGGAGAAAAGAACGTTTATCCGATTATAGATCATTTTGAATGGGATCGTTTATTGTACGAACACTTCAATATCAATATTCCGTCTATTTCATCAAAACTACAGACTATTAATTAGACGGACTTTATCTATTAACTATCATATTTATACCCACTTAACACTTTCATTTATAGTGTTAAGTGGGTTCTTTTTAACCGATTCGTTCTTCTTGGTCTCGTTTTTGTATCTCCTCTTCTGCAAGGTGTTCTTCACGATCACGCAATCGATGTGCTAAACGACTAGCTGCATTGGCAGCTACACTAGCGACTAAATCATCTAAAAATGTATGAACACCATTTCCTTCTTTCGTATCTAACTCCTTAATAATACCAACCTTTTGCTTATCTAAATGACCGTAAGTTGTAACTGCGATACTTCCATATCCAAATACTGCACCTAGCCCGATCGTTTCATCTACACCAAAGAGTCCTTCATCTGTTTCTACAATGGATTGAAGTGGTTCAGAAAGCATATTTTTCTCAGCAAGCTTGTCCAATTCTACGCCTACTAGGATAGCATGCTGCATTTCACGTTTTCCCAGAACAGCATTCACACTTTCAATACAATCCTCGATCATAACGTTATCATTGTATGGCTTTTGCATTTGCATCACGATATCTGCTATATCTTCTATTGTTACTCCTCGTTCAATTAATATTCTTCTCGTTGCTGCTTCTACATCATAACTGTGAACTTGTTTATTCATGAATGTTTCTCCTCTCTCTGTCTACTATTCTATAAGATGACTTACAGACCCAAATTGATTGGTCTATATATTATACTAAATAATATACCATTCCCCTTATTTTTCCTTATTAAACATCTTTCTTCATCATTCATTAATGATTAATTAAACAAATCAAATAATTACTGATGCTTGATCTCCCTCTTAAATTTCGTTTATTTTTCTAAGTTTTATAGTGTGAATCATAGCATCAGTCAAGACGAGATGAAACTTGTCATAAGAATTCCAACTTTAAGTATGATACAATTCATAATGAAAGTTTTAATTTTGTAACCGCTTAATTGAGATATTAAAATTGGAGGACACACCGATGGAAAGAGGAACTATTCAAGCAAGCACTTTTAAAAGTACTGAACTAAATGAGGAATTAGAGTTAATTACATATTTACCACCATCTTATTCACCACTCTATAAGCACCACATCGTCATTATACAAGATGGTCGTGATTATTTTAACTTAGGAAGACTTGCTACTACAGCTGATAAACTATATGACGAACAAGCAATTTCAAATGCAATTTTTGTAGGCATTCCATATAAAGATAAATACGATCGTCGCGAAAAATATCATCCTAATGGCAAGAAGAACGCTGCCTATATTCGTTTTCTTGCCCATGAGATTATTCCATTTTTAGATGAGCAATATCCTACTTATCAAATGGGATACGGTCGTTTTCTAATGGGAGATTCATTAGGT from Bacillus solimangrovi includes the following:
- a CDS encoding arylamine N-acetyltransferase family protein, whose protein sequence is MNVVDSYLKHIHINKQDYTDDKELLNAIHHHHYLYIPFENLDIHLGKRLSMNPNEVLEKIVTGNRGGLCYETNSLLYLILEELGYNVHFISSKFWNKEKQTWNADYSHLALCVTINGDQYLFDVGMGGAFIHPIQLEDNNTQTDLNGQYRIVKETQSSFILLKNIDGNWIQELKIDANPQPLEAFIPMLHKTETDPLSHFTQKIICSKQTLTGRISITNRALKITNHGEKNVYPIIDHFEWDRLLYEHFNINIPSISSKLQTIN
- a CDS encoding phosphatidylglycerophosphatase A family protein; this translates as MNKQVHSYDVEAATRRILIERGVTIEDIADIVMQMQKPYNDNVMIEDCIESVNAVLGKREMQHAILVGVELDKLAEKNMLSEPLQSIVETDEGLFGVDETIGLGAVFGYGSIAVTTYGHLDKQKVGIIKELDTKEGNGVHTFLDDLVASVAANAASRLAHRLRDREEHLAEEEIQKRDQEERIG
- a CDS encoding alpha/beta hydrolase, with protein sequence MERGTIQASTFKSTELNEELELITYLPPSYSPLYKHHIVIIQDGRDYFNLGRLATTADKLYDEQAISNAIFVGIPYKDKYDRREKYHPNGKKNAAYIRFLAHEIIPFLDEQYPTYQMGYGRFLMGDSLGATVSLNAALMYPNTFGNVAMHSPFVNDELIEKVKNFPNPYLLKLYHIIGTDELEVETTNGQVQDFLTPNRKLNEVITERGFEYFYEEFDGNHMWRYWQPDIARTLQYMLVHI